Part of the Catalinimonas alkaloidigena genome is shown below.
CAATGTGATCGTAAAGGAAGGGGCCAAAATATGTCCCTGCAATGAAAGTGCTTCAGTAAGCATTGGTCATAATACAACCATTGGCTACCATACCTTTATTTTTGCTTCAGCCTCCATCAGCATTGGCAATGATTGCCAGATCGCTCCTTTTGTTTATTTGGTTGACAGCGATCATGCTATTGCTAAGGAGCAGTTGATGAACCAGCAAGCTAACCTCACAGCACCCATCAAAATAGGTAATGATGTGTGGATAGCGACCGGAGCCAAGATTTTACGTGGCGTAACCATTCATGATGGGGCAGTGATCGCGGCGGGAGCCGTAGTACGCGAAGATGTGCAAGCCTATGAAATTGTCGGAGGGATTCCGGCTAAGCATTTAGGGTTCCGTGAGTAAATTTGTGCTTTACTCCTTCAATTCATACTTTTTTCTAACTTTGAATTTCATTTTTCAAGCCTAAGCGAACATGCAAATAGGAGGTATCATCTTAGCCCGCTACAATTCCCGTCGTCTTCCGGGCAAAGCCCTTAAAGACATAGGCGGTAAACCGATACTTTTACAAATTTATCAGGCATTAAGGCAATATTTCAGTCAGGGGAATATAGTCGTGGCTACATCCTCCTCTCCTACCGATGATCCTATTGCCGCTTTTTGCAAGCAGCATCAGATACATTGCTACCGGGGCAGCCTGGATAAAGTAGCCGAGCGTTTTTATGATTGTGCAAAACACTTTGGCTTTGAATTCGCTTTTCGCATCAACGGAGACAACCTATTTGTAGAAAGCCGGTGTATTGTACAAATGATGGCAGACGTACAGCAAGACGCGTCCTACGATTTCCTGAGCAATGTGAAGGAGAGGACCTTTCCCTTCG
Proteins encoded:
- a CDS encoding acyltransferase: MANQQLRKHIKPTLTDKYRIWKIRRQLGNCGSGVYFEKNSAFMRYPHLISIGNNVIVKEGAKICPCNESASVSIGHNTTIGYHTFIFASASISIGNDCQIAPFVYLVDSDHAIAKEQLMNQQANLTAPIKIGNDVWIATGAKILRGVTIHDGAVIAAGAVVREDVQAYEIVGGIPAKHLGFRE
- a CDS encoding cytidylyltransferase domain-containing protein; translation: MQIGGIILARYNSRRLPGKALKDIGGKPILLQIYQALRQYFSQGNIVVATSSSPTDDPIAAFCKQHQIHCYRGSLDKVAERFYDCAKHFGFEFAFRINGDNLFVESRCIVQMMADVQQDASYDFLSNVKERTFPFGMSVELLNTEFYGHCLEKFQQDARYQEHVTLYLYENENIGERKYYFNTKTPEAKGAHLAIDTPEDFEIAQLIYAQMLEPNNTPPLADLIRYYKQAKKKYEASLER